The following are from one region of the Leptospira selangorensis genome:
- a CDS encoding class I SAM-dependent methyltransferase, whose protein sequence is MNSNKVKGTQGYSNYIEEFIKATSEIDFFDLHKDFLSYIPKEKGTVLDLGAGIGRDASIFSKMGHSVVAVEPLQEFRQASAHLYSSDQIIWIDDSLPSLTKLSEYHNQFDFILASGVWHHLNEEEQLLSIERVSELLKSKGIFAVSLRNGPAGAGTHVFPTDGKISIDQASKFGLKNLLMIENQPSLMKNKEDVTWTKLVFQKM, encoded by the coding sequence ATGAATTCGAACAAAGTTAAAGGCACGCAAGGTTACTCAAACTATATTGAAGAGTTCATCAAAGCTACATCGGAGATTGATTTTTTCGATCTTCATAAAGACTTCCTGTCTTATATTCCGAAAGAGAAGGGGACAGTTTTAGACCTTGGTGCGGGTATCGGAAGAGACGCTTCTATTTTCTCTAAGATGGGACACTCAGTTGTAGCAGTAGAACCACTTCAAGAGTTCAGACAAGCAAGTGCTCATCTATATTCTTCTGATCAAATCATATGGATAGATGATTCATTACCAAGTCTTACCAAACTTTCAGAATATCATAACCAATTTGATTTCATTCTAGCATCCGGAGTCTGGCATCACTTGAATGAAGAAGAACAGTTACTTTCTATAGAAAGAGTTTCCGAACTTCTGAAATCAAAAGGTATCTTTGCAGTTTCCCTTCGAAATGGACCGGCCGGTGCTGGGACTCATGTGTTTCCAACAGATGGAAAGATCAGTATTGATCAGGCTTCTAAGTTTGGTCTTAAGAATTTGTTAATGATAGAGAACCAACCAAGTTTAATGAAGAATAAAGAAGATGTTACTTGGACTAAGTTGGTCTTTCAAAAAATGTAG